One genomic segment of Nitrosopumilus sp. b3 includes these proteins:
- a CDS encoding AN1-type zinc finger domain-containing protein — translation MKSENCAYCGDLTDLPFQCNYCKDPFCSEHRLPEEHRCVKLSQIRAKRFGEKKVIRDGGPNKPNIFKRIFGRF, via the coding sequence ATGAAATCTGAAAATTGCGCATATTGTGGTGATTTGACAGATTTACCTTTTCAATGTAATTATTGTAAAGATCCTTTTTGTTCAGAACATAGACTTCCTGAAGAGCATAGATGTGTAAAACTCAGTCAGATTAGAGCAAAAAGATTTGGGGAAAAAAAAGTAATTCGAGACGGAGGTCCAAATAAGCCAAATATCTTCAAACGGATTTTTGGACGATTTTAA
- a CDS encoding DNA replication complex GINS family protein, producing MSESNPIDINSLHHIVLREVENDSLLEIDSNFYRDLADFIGNLRKQEFDGVESKIKDTMIEMATELSSLLINLRLDKILKSSETEIGFLLDEEKFILDSKEEEKERIEMIISATIHGKSKFLESLAQNHKTKKIVIRFLNEVDEIVGADLEKYGPFKPEDIATIPYENAQALISKNIATKVRWED from the coding sequence ATGTCTGAATCAAATCCAATTGATATCAATTCGTTGCATCATATTGTTTTGCGAGAAGTTGAAAATGATTCTCTTTTAGAAATAGATTCAAATTTTTATCGGGATCTTGCTGATTTTATTGGAAATTTAAGAAAACAAGAATTTGATGGAGTAGAAAGTAAAATTAAAGATACAATGATAGAAATGGCAACTGAATTATCATCATTATTAATAAATCTAAGATTAGATAAAATTTTGAAATCTTCTGAAACAGAAATTGGATTTCTTTTAGATGAAGAAAAATTCATTCTGGATTCAAAAGAAGAAGAAAAAGAAAGAATTGAAATGATTATATCAGCAACAATTCATGGAAAATCAAAATTTCTTGAATCATTAGCTCAAAATCACAAGACGAAAAAAATTGTCATTAGATTTCTTAATGAAGTAGATGAAATCGTTGGAGCAGATCTTGAAAAATATGGCCCTTTCAAACCTGAGGATATTGCAACTATTCCCTATGAGAATGCCCAAGCCTTAATTTCCAAGAATATTGCAACCAAAGTACGCTGGGAAGATTAG
- a CDS encoding AAA family ATPase, producing MTKLIVCLTGMPGAGKSTIAEGLESKGYKIINMGNAVREEAKKRNLELTRSNLGKLMLELRKQNGPGAIAELVKPQIESSTAQVILLDGVRSNDEIKVLKKYGTVKLLAIHASTDTRFDFLQKRGRTDDPQTKEHFEERDNRELGVGISNSIALSDYAISNIDLTKDELINKAYEIIQSWIE from the coding sequence TTGACAAAACTAATTGTATGCTTAACAGGTATGCCTGGTGCTGGAAAATCTACCATTGCTGAAGGTTTGGAATCAAAAGGATACAAAATTATCAATATGGGAAATGCTGTCAGGGAAGAAGCAAAAAAAAGAAATTTAGAATTAACAAGATCAAATTTAGGTAAATTAATGCTAGAACTAAGAAAACAAAATGGTCCTGGCGCAATAGCGGAATTAGTAAAACCACAGATTGAATCTTCTACAGCTCAAGTGATATTATTAGATGGAGTTAGATCAAATGATGAAATAAAAGTATTAAAAAAATATGGAACTGTAAAACTATTAGCAATTCATGCTTCAACAGATACAAGATTTGATTTTCTTCAAAAAAGAGGCAGAACAGATGATCCACAAACAAAAGAGCATTTTGAAGAAAGAGATAATCGTGAATTAGGAGTTGGAATTAGCAATTCAATTGCATTATCTGATTATGCAATATCAAATATTGACTTAACAAAAGATGAATTAATCAATAAAGCCTATGAAATCATACAAAGTTGGATAGAATGA
- a CDS encoding serine/threonine protein kinase, giving the protein MAHSFISINKLSDEPYSKILGYPKATTRQIKSRISELEKLKIKSISFSGPTTIGNIAILGKGYVGVVVLAKKNNKLVALKIRRTDSQRKDMKKESLLLKLVNSVNVGPKMIIASKNFLVMEYLDGIKITEWVDQLKGVGSAKKLKLTIKKILEDCYRLDQLGFDHGELSNISKHVIVGKTKSTLIDFESSSTNRRPSNVTSITQAFFIGSGIAKKAQKIYKNSSKEKIIESLKQYKQEKTRESFDELLKILKL; this is encoded by the coding sequence ATGGCGCACTCATTTATTTCAATTAACAAATTATCTGATGAGCCATACTCAAAAATTCTTGGATATCCAAAAGCTACGACACGTCAAATAAAATCAAGGATTTCTGAATTAGAAAAATTAAAAATTAAATCAATTTCATTTTCTGGTCCTACAACAATTGGCAATATAGCAATTTTGGGAAAGGGATATGTTGGAGTTGTAGTTCTTGCAAAAAAAAATAATAAACTAGTAGCATTAAAAATTAGAAGAACTGATTCACAAAGAAAAGATATGAAAAAAGAATCACTCTTACTGAAATTAGTCAATTCTGTAAATGTAGGTCCAAAGATGATCATTGCAAGCAAAAATTTTTTGGTGATGGAATATTTAGATGGAATTAAAATTACTGAATGGGTTGATCAGTTAAAAGGAGTGGGAAGCGCAAAAAAATTAAAATTAACAATCAAAAAAATTTTAGAGGACTGTTATAGATTAGACCAATTGGGTTTTGATCATGGTGAATTAAGTAATATTTCTAAACATGTTATAGTAGGAAAAACAAAATCTACTTTAATCGATTTTGAAAGCTCTAGTACTAATAGAAGACCATCAAATGTTACATCTATTACTCAAGCGTTTTTTATTGGTTCAGGAATTGCAAAAAAAGCTCAAAAAATATACAAAAATTCTTCTAAAGAAAAAATTATTGAATCATTAAAACAGTACAAACAAGAAAAAACACGAGAGAGTTTTGATGAATTATTGAAAATTCTAAAATTATAA
- the cca gene encoding CCA tRNA nucleotidyltransferase, protein MNQIISKVSKNVIPSKTIEKSKKEIANLAFELVEKEIKKYPEVIGLEFGGSYAKGTWLAIDADIDIFVRFKKSTKEDKFEKISKKIGFDSLKKYSPYVRYSEHPYVEAKIKNTKINVVPFYDVKIGEWKSAADRSTFHTKFMQKSLTLKMKNNVRILKTFLKSNGIYGAEIAKQGFSGYVSEVLVLHYGNFENIVNSISEIKEFQVVGKASKKFETPITIIDPIDNNRNLAAAISNENIGKFILICRAFKNKSTLHFFKNKKLQISKKYWENLLVIKFNFKIRSPDIIWGQIKRATSSLSTQLELGGFHVLRNSSYTDQKKSAWLFFFLESPKINQIYSKNGPDFFREDNSKSFISKNLKNTELMWIGNNGKIISIEKRKHTDAAKFMSEFLKKNLQTGIPKGLQNDFKQGFKISTGKKNLSKSIKEVANELISTDGALIYFN, encoded by the coding sequence ATGAATCAAATTATTAGTAAAGTATCAAAAAATGTAATTCCATCAAAAACAATTGAGAAGTCAAAAAAGGAAATTGCCAATTTAGCATTCGAATTAGTAGAAAAGGAAATTAAAAAATATCCTGAAGTTATAGGATTAGAATTTGGTGGATCATATGCAAAAGGTACTTGGTTAGCTATAGATGCAGATATAGATATTTTTGTAAGATTTAAAAAATCGACAAAAGAAGATAAATTTGAAAAAATTTCAAAAAAAATAGGTTTTGATTCATTAAAAAAATATTCTCCATATGTAAGATATTCTGAGCATCCATATGTTGAGGCTAAAATAAAAAATACTAAGATCAATGTAGTACCATTTTATGATGTTAAAATTGGAGAATGGAAAAGTGCAGCAGATAGATCAACATTTCATACAAAATTTATGCAGAAATCATTAACATTAAAAATGAAAAATAATGTTAGAATTCTTAAAACTTTTCTAAAATCAAATGGGATTTATGGTGCAGAAATTGCAAAACAAGGGTTTAGTGGATATGTATCAGAAGTTTTAGTGTTACACTATGGAAATTTTGAAAATATTGTAAACTCAATTTCAGAAATTAAAGAATTTCAGGTTGTTGGAAAAGCATCAAAGAAATTTGAGACGCCAATTACCATAATTGATCCTATTGATAATAATAGAAACTTGGCTGCTGCAATATCAAATGAAAATATTGGTAAATTTATTCTAATTTGTAGAGCTTTCAAAAATAAAAGCACTCTGCATTTCTTTAAGAATAAAAAATTGCAAATTTCAAAAAAATATTGGGAAAATTTGTTAGTAATAAAATTCAATTTTAAAATTAGGAGTCCAGATATAATATGGGGGCAGATTAAAAGAGCTACTTCATCGCTGTCAACTCAATTAGAATTAGGCGGATTTCATGTATTAAGAAATAGTTCGTATACGGATCAGAAAAAGAGTGCTTGGTTATTTTTCTTCCTAGAATCACCAAAGATTAATCAAATTTATTCAAAAAATGGACCAGATTTTTTCAGAGAAGATAATTCTAAGAGTTTCATTTCGAAAAATCTTAAAAATACAGAATTAATGTGGATTGGAAATAATGGAAAAATTATTTCAATAGAAAAAAGAAAACATACAGATGCAGCGAAGTTTATGTCAGAATTTTTGAAAAAGAATCTTCAAACAGGCATACCAAAAGGACTTCAAAATGATTTCAAGCAAGGTTTTAAGATTTCAACTGGAAAGAAAAATTTAAGCAAATCAATTAAAGAGGTAGCAAATGAGTTGATTTCAACAGATGGCGCACTCATTTATTTCAATTAA
- a CDS encoding SDR family oxidoreductase, whose amino-acid sequence MIKDKVAIITGASSGIGFATALTLSKAGAKVAIGARRVDRLEELAKKISANGGEVFFQKLDVTQKTECDNFANAVLDKWGSIDILVNNAGLMPLSFFKSLKIDEWDKMIDVNIKGVLYSTAAVISHMKDKKSGHIVNLSSVAGRIVFPAGSVYCATKHAVAAFSEGLRQEFSVRSKIRVTSIEPGVVATELNDTITDESLKGFVENAKKMEALQAEDIANAILYAVKSPPHVNVNEILIRPTTQER is encoded by the coding sequence ATGATTAAAGATAAAGTTGCTATTATTACAGGCGCAAGTAGTGGCATTGGTTTTGCTACTGCATTGACATTATCAAAAGCAGGTGCTAAAGTAGCTATAGGAGCTAGAAGAGTTGACAGATTAGAAGAACTTGCAAAAAAAATTTCTGCCAATGGTGGGGAAGTATTTTTCCAAAAATTAGATGTGACCCAAAAAACTGAATGTGATAATTTTGCTAATGCAGTTTTAGACAAATGGGGTTCTATTGATATTTTAGTAAATAACGCAGGCTTGATGCCTTTGAGCTTTTTCAAAAGTCTAAAAATAGATGAATGGGATAAAATGATTGATGTAAATATTAAAGGGGTATTGTATTCTACTGCTGCAGTAATTTCTCATATGAAAGATAAAAAATCGGGTCATATTGTAAATCTCTCTTCTGTAGCTGGAAGAATTGTTTTCCCTGCAGGAAGTGTTTATTGTGCAACAAAGCATGCAGTTGCTGCATTTAGTGAGGGATTACGACAAGAATTTAGTGTACGATCTAAAATTAGAGTTACTAGTATAGAACCTGGTGTTGTTGCAACAGAACTCAATGATACAATTACTGATGAATCCTTGAAAGGATTTGTTGAAAATGCAAAGAAGATGGAAGCATTACAAGCAGAAGACATTGCAAATGCAATTTTGTATGCAGTTAAATCTCCGCCCCATGTTAATGTAAATGAAATTTTGATAAGACCCACAACACAAGAACGTTAA
- a CDS encoding RNA-binding domain-containing protein, giving the protein MKIPSINCTLEMNCALHPSEDPEKVKTSISNIFPYSTIRTEDFSVVAQSKELRSFEKIYETVHSKKTQNTYRRYLEKNLDNDTTWFYLNKQAAFVEKIAICEQPEESPLGPIKVILSSPNIDGIIDWIVLGN; this is encoded by the coding sequence ATGAAAATTCCAAGTATTAACTGCACACTGGAAATGAATTGTGCATTACACCCTTCTGAAGATCCTGAAAAAGTTAAAACGTCTATCTCAAATATTTTTCCATATTCAACAATTAGAACTGAAGATTTTTCAGTAGTAGCACAATCAAAAGAATTAAGATCTTTTGAAAAAATCTATGAAACAGTTCATTCAAAAAAAACTCAAAACACCTACCGACGTTATCTTGAAAAGAATTTAGATAATGATACAACCTGGTTTTATCTTAACAAGCAGGCGGCATTTGTTGAAAAAATAGCAATTTGTGAACAACCAGAAGAATCTCCTTTAGGACCAATCAAAGTAATTCTTTCTTCACCAAATATTGATGGAATCATTGATTGGATTGTTTTAGGTAATTAG
- a CDS encoding FAD/NAD(P)-binding oxidoreductase, producing MTDIPHIVILGGGFGGLSSANELRNSLSSSQVKITVIDKKDWFMVGFAKLWIINGTRTFENSIGSLNELSKKDINFIKDEIVKIDIQNKNVKTVSHNLQYDYLIISMGAVLAPEKIPGLVENGLNLYDHNDLSEIHNKLQKIESGIIAISIMGMPYKCPPAPFEASLLIDSMLRKRGIRDSVEINFYSPAPITLPAAGPEVSKQILELVNSEKIIFHNSSKIKSVEPKKLIFENSQANFDLLLAIPPHIAPKIIYDSGLAVESGFISIDRDCKTSFENVFAIGDVTSLAVGETMAVPKAGVFAEGEGITVAKNIISKIQSKEESALFDGKGGCFIESGKGTASIIEVDMFSNSKPSTNITESTTDNLSKKIEFEKERLEKWL from the coding sequence TTGACTGATATCCCACATATTGTTATTTTAGGGGGAGGCTTTGGTGGACTATCCTCCGCAAATGAATTAAGAAATTCTCTATCTTCATCGCAAGTAAAAATTACTGTAATTGATAAAAAAGATTGGTTTATGGTAGGATTTGCAAAATTATGGATAATTAATGGAACACGAACTTTTGAAAATTCAATTGGATCATTAAATGAATTATCAAAAAAAGATATCAATTTCATTAAAGATGAAATTGTAAAAATCGATATACAAAATAAAAATGTAAAAACTGTTTCGCATAATTTACAATATGATTACCTAATAATCTCAATGGGTGCTGTATTGGCTCCTGAAAAAATTCCTGGATTAGTTGAAAATGGATTAAACCTATATGATCACAATGATCTTTCAGAAATTCATAACAAACTACAAAAAATAGAATCTGGAATAATTGCAATTTCAATTATGGGGATGCCTTACAAGTGTCCTCCTGCCCCATTTGAGGCTAGTCTACTAATAGATTCTATGCTTAGAAAACGTGGAATACGTGATTCTGTAGAAATTAATTTTTACAGTCCTGCCCCAATAACTTTACCTGCAGCGGGTCCTGAAGTAAGTAAACAAATTCTTGAACTTGTAAATTCTGAAAAAATCATTTTCCATAATTCAAGCAAAATTAAATCAGTGGAACCAAAAAAACTAATTTTTGAAAATAGTCAAGCTAATTTTGATTTACTTTTAGCTATACCACCACATATAGCTCCAAAAATCATTTATGATTCTGGATTAGCTGTAGAATCTGGATTTATTTCGATAGATAGAGATTGTAAAACATCTTTTGAGAATGTTTTTGCAATTGGTGATGTTACCAGTTTAGCAGTTGGAGAAACAATGGCAGTACCTAAAGCGGGGGTTTTTGCGGAGGGTGAAGGAATTACAGTTGCAAAAAACATTATTTCAAAAATTCAATCTAAAGAAGAATCTGCACTTTTTGATGGGAAGGGTGGTTGTTTTATTGAATCTGGTAAAGGCACTGCATCAATTATCGAAGTGGATATGTTTTCAAATTCAAAACCCTCAACAAATATCACAGAATCAACTACAGATAATCTTTCTAAGAAAATAGAATTTGAAAAAGAAAGATTAGAAAAATGGTTATAA
- the thpR gene encoding RNA 2',3'-cyclic phosphodiesterase, whose translation MRTFVAIEISNVDVLDSIKKIQNKINIDAKPVNLENLHFTLQFLGEITDEKSKKVIESLNNIEFSSFRINLKGVAAFPKPKFPRVIWIGTDENGGQMLIQLAKKIEKVLEPLGFFPDKRFKPHITIFRIKKKVGDITKELNEQKMTDFGIQEVVSFKLKKSKLTSTGPIYSDLEEIKLRK comes from the coding sequence ATGCGAACTTTTGTAGCAATAGAAATTTCAAATGTTGACGTTCTTGATTCGATAAAAAAAATTCAGAATAAAATTAATATCGATGCAAAACCAGTTAATTTAGAAAATTTACATTTTACATTACAGTTCTTAGGAGAAATAACAGATGAAAAATCTAAGAAAGTTATTGAATCTCTAAATAACATTGAATTTTCAAGTTTTAGGATTAATCTAAAAGGAGTTGCTGCATTCCCCAAGCCTAAATTTCCAAGGGTGATTTGGATCGGTACTGATGAAAATGGGGGTCAAATGCTAATTCAACTAGCTAAAAAAATTGAAAAAGTCTTAGAACCATTAGGATTTTTTCCGGATAAACGATTTAAACCTCATATCACGATATTTAGAATTAAAAAGAAGGTAGGAGATATAACCAAAGAATTGAATGAACAAAAAATGACAGATTTTGGAATTCAAGAAGTTGTTAGTTTCAAATTGAAAAAAAGTAAACTTACTTCTACTGGACCAATTTACTCTGATTTAGAGGAGATCAAATTAAGAAAATGA
- the thsB gene encoding thermosome subunit beta, protein MGMQATSKGNMPVVLLKEGGSETKGREAQKNNIAASKIIAEIVHTSLGPRGMDKMLVDSLGDVTITNDGATILKEIDVQHPAAKMLVEISKTTDNEVGDGTTSAVVLAGALLEHAESLIDQDVHPTIIVDGYRKAAKKAKEFLESIADKISSNDKSILTKIAKTSMQTKLVRKDADQLADIIVKSVLAVAEKNGENYDVDIDDIKVEKKAGGSVKDSMIIQGIVLDKEVVHGGMPRKITDAKIALINTALEISKTETDAKINISNPQQLKSFLDEENRMLKTMVDKVIGSGANVVLCQKGLDDMAQHYFAKAGIIAVRRIKESDLTKLAKATGARIVTNLDDLFEKDLGIAEIVEERKIEEDKWVFIEGCKHPKSVTLLLRGGSQRVVDEVERSVHDALMVVKDVILKPEIVAGGGAPETFAATKLRSWAKSLEGREQLAAEKFADALESIPLALSENAGMDPIDTLTLLRSKQQKGEKWTGIDVMKGKVGNMKSSDIIEPLAVKLQIVSAAAEAACMILRIDDVIATQKSAGGPPGGEGGMPPGMGGMPPGMGGMPPGMGGMPDMGGMM, encoded by the coding sequence ATGGGTATGCAAGCCACTTCAAAGGGAAATATGCCAGTAGTATTGCTAAAAGAAGGCGGTTCAGAAACCAAAGGGCGAGAAGCACAAAAGAACAATATCGCTGCATCTAAAATTATTGCTGAAATTGTACATACCAGCCTAGGTCCTAGAGGAATGGATAAAATGCTAGTTGATTCCTTAGGCGATGTTACTATTACAAATGATGGGGCAACCATTCTTAAAGAAATTGACGTTCAACATCCAGCAGCAAAAATGCTTGTTGAAATTTCCAAAACTACAGACAATGAAGTTGGAGATGGTACAACATCAGCTGTTGTCTTAGCAGGTGCATTGCTAGAACACGCAGAATCTCTAATCGATCAAGATGTTCATCCAACAATTATTGTTGATGGCTATAGAAAAGCAGCAAAGAAAGCTAAAGAATTTCTTGAAAGTATCGCAGATAAAATTTCTTCAAATGATAAATCAATTTTAACTAAAATTGCAAAAACATCAATGCAAACTAAACTTGTTAGAAAAGACGCTGATCAACTAGCAGATATTATTGTAAAATCTGTACTTGCAGTGGCAGAAAAGAATGGCGAAAACTATGATGTTGATATTGATGATATTAAAGTAGAAAAGAAAGCAGGTGGATCTGTAAAAGATTCAATGATAATTCAAGGTATAGTACTTGACAAAGAAGTAGTTCATGGAGGAATGCCAAGAAAAATAACTGATGCTAAAATTGCATTAATTAACACTGCATTGGAGATTAGCAAAACTGAAACTGATGCTAAAATTAACATTTCAAACCCTCAACAACTAAAATCATTTCTGGATGAAGAAAACAGAATGTTAAAGACAATGGTTGACAAAGTTATTGGCTCTGGAGCAAATGTAGTTCTATGTCAAAAAGGACTTGATGATATGGCTCAACATTATTTTGCAAAAGCAGGAATAATTGCAGTAAGAAGAATCAAAGAAAGTGATCTTACAAAACTTGCCAAAGCAACTGGTGCAAGAATAGTTACAAATCTCGATGATCTCTTTGAAAAAGATTTAGGAATTGCAGAAATTGTTGAAGAAAGAAAAATTGAAGAAGACAAATGGGTATTTATCGAAGGATGTAAACATCCAAAATCTGTAACCTTACTTCTTCGTGGTGGTTCACAAAGAGTAGTAGATGAGGTTGAACGTTCTGTTCATGATGCTCTTATGGTTGTCAAAGATGTTATCCTAAAACCTGAAATTGTTGCAGGTGGCGGCGCTCCTGAAACATTTGCTGCAACCAAACTCAGAAGTTGGGCAAAATCATTAGAAGGAAGAGAACAACTAGCTGCAGAAAAATTTGCTGATGCTTTAGAATCAATCCCATTAGCCCTTTCAGAAAATGCTGGAATGGATCCAATTGATACACTTACGCTTCTTCGTTCAAAACAACAGAAAGGTGAAAAATGGACTGGAATTGATGTAATGAAAGGAAAAGTCGGTAATATGAAATCAAGTGATATCATTGAACCGCTAGCAGTCAAACTTCAGATAGTCTCAGCAGCAGCAGAAGCAGCATGTATGATTCTTAGAATTGATGATGTAATTGCTACTCAAAAATCTGCAGGAGGTCCACCTGGAGGAGAAGGAGGAATGCCACCTGGAATGGGTGGAATGCCACCTGGAATGGGTGGAATGCCACCTGGAATGGGTGGAATGCCTGACATGGGCGGAATGATGTAA
- the glnA gene encoding type I glutamate--ammonia ligase — MPYKVSHGKAIQVTYSPDEVFSRIQHEGIQFIDLQFTGLTGHFHHTTISADTFTPEQMRDGLPKLDGSSIVGFASINDSDLLLKPDPNTFAIIPWMTENKTARLLCDIYWGENRGRLSRDPRGLSQKAEEYIKSQGFDFSTWGPEVEFFVFDKVHWDVLTPYKGQSYSIESKEAPWSQSGDGYPMGLQEGYYPSTPSDTLTPYRNECVNILKNNFGILCDNHHHEVATAGQCEIDIKYDYMTNAADAAQSYKYVIRNVAQKYGKVATMMPKPIAMDSGSGMHVNVSLWKGKENAFFDPDDEIELSQTGRYFCGGIINHAKALSAICNPTTNSYHRLVPGYEAPAYVAWSSGNRSAIVRVPKHLTGRSYAHLKRLEFRAPDPSSNPYLVFAAVTAAGMDGIKKKMDPGDEVRDDIFKMTKSDRSRRGIGVLPKSLGEALDELESDRKFLNSIFPNDVIDKIIELERRDQREIAIRPHPHEFYLYFDV; from the coding sequence TTGCCCTATAAAGTGAGTCATGGTAAAGCAATACAAGTAACATATTCACCCGATGAAGTTTTCTCCAGAATTCAACATGAAGGTATCCAATTTATCGATTTACAATTTACCGGTTTAACAGGTCATTTCCATCATACCACAATTTCAGCTGATACTTTTACACCTGAACAAATGAGAGATGGATTGCCAAAATTAGATGGTTCGTCCATAGTTGGGTTTGCTAGTATTAATGATTCAGATCTGCTTTTAAAACCAGATCCAAATACTTTTGCAATTATTCCATGGATGACTGAAAATAAAACTGCCAGACTTCTTTGTGATATTTACTGGGGAGAAAATCGAGGACGATTATCACGAGATCCAAGAGGGCTTTCTCAAAAAGCTGAAGAGTATATCAAATCTCAAGGATTTGATTTTAGTACATGGGGTCCAGAAGTAGAATTTTTTGTTTTTGATAAAGTTCATTGGGATGTTCTAACACCCTATAAGGGCCAATCTTATTCAATTGAATCAAAAGAAGCTCCTTGGAGTCAATCAGGAGATGGATATCCAATGGGATTACAAGAAGGATACTATCCTAGTACACCATCAGACACTCTTACACCATATAGAAATGAATGTGTAAATATTCTAAAAAATAATTTTGGAATTTTATGTGATAATCATCATCATGAAGTCGCAACTGCTGGACAGTGTGAAATTGACATAAAATATGATTACATGACAAATGCTGCAGATGCTGCTCAGTCATACAAGTATGTAATTAGAAATGTCGCACAAAAATATGGAAAAGTTGCAACGATGATGCCAAAACCAATTGCCATGGATTCAGGTTCTGGAATGCATGTTAATGTTAGTTTATGGAAAGGAAAGGAGAATGCATTCTTTGATCCAGATGATGAGATTGAACTAAGTCAAACTGGGAGATATTTTTGTGGTGGAATTATTAATCATGCAAAAGCATTATCTGCAATTTGTAATCCTACTACTAATTCATATCATAGATTAGTACCAGGTTATGAAGCTCCAGCATATGTTGCATGGAGTTCAGGAAACCGTTCTGCTATTGTAAGAGTTCCAAAACATCTAACAGGAAGAAGTTATGCTCATCTAAAAAGACTAGAGTTTAGAGCACCTGATCCTTCATCAAATCCATATCTAGTATTTGCTGCTGTTACTGCAGCTGGAATGGATGGAATAAAAAAGAAAATGGATCCTGGTGACGAGGTACGTGATGATATTTTCAAGATGACTAAATCAGATAGATCTAGAAGAGGCATAGGCGTTCTTCCAAAAAGTCTTGGAGAAGCATTAGATGAGTTAGAAAGTGACAGAAAATTCCTAAATTCAATTTTTCCAAATGATGTTATTGATAAAATTATAGAATTAGAAAGACGTGACCAACGTGAAATAGCAATTAGGCCACATCCACACGAATTTTATCTATACTTTGATGTTTAG